One Leclercia pneumoniae genomic region harbors:
- a CDS encoding YchE family NAAT transporter: MDLSLFDFQTYFKFFIGLFALVNPVGIIPVFISMTSYQSAVARNKTNLTANLSVAIILLTSLYLGDSILQIFGISIDSFRIAGGILVVTIAMSMISGKLGEDKQNKQEKSETAIRESIGVVPLALPLMAGPGAISSTIVWGTRYHNWMHLIGFSLAIALFALCCWGVFRMAPWLVRLLGQTGINVITRIMGLLLMALGIEFIVTGIKSIFPGLLS, from the coding sequence GTGGATCTATCGCTCTTTGATTTTCAAACCTATTTTAAATTTTTTATTGGTCTTTTCGCGTTAGTTAACCCGGTCGGTATCATTCCCGTGTTTATCAGCATGACCAGCTACCAGTCGGCCGTGGCGAGGAACAAAACTAACCTCACCGCAAACTTGTCGGTGGCGATCATCCTGCTGACCTCGCTCTATCTTGGCGATTCCATATTGCAGATTTTCGGCATCTCCATCGATTCGTTCAGGATCGCCGGGGGAATTCTGGTGGTTACCATTGCGATGTCGATGATCAGCGGCAAGCTCGGGGAAGATAAGCAGAACAAACAAGAGAAATCAGAAACCGCGATACGCGAAAGTATTGGCGTGGTGCCGCTGGCGCTGCCCTTAATGGCGGGGCCTGGGGCAATCAGTTCAACGATAGTCTGGGGAACCCGATACCATAACTGGATGCACTTAATCGGCTTTTCCCTCGCCATTGCGCTGTTTGCGTTATGTTGTTGGGGCGTCTTCCGCATGGCACCCTGGCTGGTTCGTCTGCTGGGCCAGACCGGTATTAACGTGATCACCCGTATAATGGGGTTATTGTTAATGGCCCTGGGTATTGAATTTATTGTCACCGGAATTAAGTCGATATTCCCTGGACTCTTGTCATAA